In Musa acuminata AAA Group cultivar baxijiao chromosome BXJ2-10, Cavendish_Baxijiao_AAA, whole genome shotgun sequence, a genomic segment contains:
- the LOC103968347 gene encoding serine/threonine-protein kinase D6PK, with the protein MGSSGGTSEIVESNEEPNLDNYFGGSKTLRIKLKPSVQDGKCQDVEDDLDRLLRAIDLRASSGVLGPSCQPGVDLMRKNALKKPVKVGGSRPSGIGISESVTLKQSLRRLCISQASEMAAMKRLSKPVSLSRTSEAGTIKRLYASVVVQSSDSGLPLNGEKRNLVEISIMPEKASADSSKKTNGFGQGQNSESCDRGAVSSLLSAVPNTPKVTRIRIQDIIKPTSEESCESQSAAVEIGKKGKSVSKASTSTSQAVAASSKAIEKPCLTKPVNKNMTTKKKGKPEPASATSGSTKHSEVNKSGATLPTTRSCCPKESVSPACTTPTTKSFRHKEPVSPACTTHTTKSCHHKEPVTPPCITPTTKSCRPKAPLAPASSTVNPAALIDKASIDSGANKTFSTPNIHGSSRVVSVKASEFSRSREKGECSHSSKSSIGDYSSSTSISEESHQSGASVKGCRPHMSKDVRWVAIRQNLIQHGSLGLKNFKLLKRLGCGDIGTVYLAELVGSECLFALKVMDIDFLVSRKKMLRAQTEREILQMLDHPFLPTLYAHFTTDNLSCLVMEYCPGGDLHVLRQKQPCRSFSEPAARFYVAEVLLALEYLHMLGVIYRDLKPENILVREDGHIMLSDFDLSLRCSVSPILLRSASLGTQESEKKLSGPCAENSCIDPLCLQPSWVQVSCFTPRLVSSTEAKTRKLKSEVSGQVRPLPQLVVEPTDARSNSFVGTHEYLAPEIIRGDGHGSAVDWWTFGILLYELLFGRTPFKGPGNEETLANVVSQSLKFPENPCMSFHARDLIRGLLVKEPENRLGSVKGAAEIKQHPFFDGLNWALIRCAAPPETPRGHDVGTPVVFRKKKEGRCLDFRANGEDVEFELF; encoded by the exons ATGGGTTCCTCTGGTGGTACTTCTGAGATTGTTGAATCAAATGAAGAACCAAATTTGGATAATTACTTTGGTGGATCTAAGACACTACGTATTAAGCTCAAACCTAGTGTACAAGATGGTAAGTGCCAGGATGTAGAAGATGACCTTGATCGACTTTTGAGGGCGATTGATCTCAGGGCCTCATCTGGGGTTCTTGGTCCCTCTTGTCAGCCAGGGGTTGACTTGATGCGAAAGAATGCCCTGAAGAAGCCAGTCAAAGTTGGAGGATCTCGACCGTCAGGCATAGGAATATCAGAATCTGTCACTTTAAAACAGTCTTTAAGAAGGCTATGCATTTCCCAGGCATCGGAGATGGCTGCTATGAAGAGGCTATCAAAGCCAGTTAGCTTATCTAGGACCTCCGAAGCTGGAACAATTAAGAGGCTTTATGCATCTGTCGTGGTTCAATCAAGTGACTCTGGTCTTCCTCTAAATGGAGAAAAGAGAAATTTGGTCGAAATATCCATCATGCCCGAAAAGGCCTCAGCAGATTCTTCGAAAAAGACAAATGGATTTGGTCAAGGGCAAAATTCTGAGTCATGTGATCGGGGTGCTGTTTCATCTCTTCTATCTGCAGTTCCCAATACACCCAAGGTAACTAGGATCAGAATTCAAGATATAATTAAGCCTACATCGGAAGAATCCTGTGAAAGTCAATCAGCTGCAGTTGAGATAGGAAAGAAGGGAAAATCAGTTTCTAAAGCATCCACATCTACCTCACAGGCAGTTGCTGCATCAAGCAAGGCTATCGAGAAGCCATGTTTAACCAAGCCAGTAAATAAGAACATGACCACCAAAAAGAAAGGAAAGCCTGAGCCAGCTTCAGCAACCAGTGGTTCCACCAAGCATAGTGAAGTAAACAAAAGTGGTGCGACTCTGCCTACAACCAGATCATGTTGTCCGAAGGAATCTGTCAGTCCTGCATGTACCACACCTACAACCAAATCATTCCGTCATAAGGAACCTGTCAGTCCTGCATGTACCACACATACAACCAAATCATGCCATCATAAGGAACCTGTCACGCCTCCATGTATTACGCCTACAACCAAGTCATGTCGCCCTAAGGCTCCTCTTGCTCCTGCATCGAGCACTGTGAATCCTGCCGCATTAATTGATAAGGCCAGCATTGATAGTGGTGCCAACAAAACCTTTTCGACCCCGAATATCCATGGCAGCAGTAGAGTCGTCAGTGTTAAAGCAAGTGAATTCTCTAGATCAAGAGAAAAAGGAGAGTGCTCTCATAGTTCGAAAAGCAGCATTGGGGATTATAGTAGCAGCACTAGCATCAGTGAGGAGAGCCATCAGAGTGGTGCTAGTGTGAAAGGCTGTAGACCTCACATGTCAAAGGATGTGAGATGGGTGGCCATCCGTCAGAACTTAATTCAACATGGAAGCTTAGGTTTGAAGAATTTTAAGCTCCTCAAACGACTTGGTTGTGGTGATATTGGAACAGTTTATCTTGCTGAGCTGGTTGGTTCGGAGTGTTTGTTTGCATTGAAGGTCATGGATATTGATTTCCTGGTTAGCAGGAAAAAGATGCTGAGAGCACAAACTGAAAGAGAAATATTGCAAATGCTGGATCATCCTTTCCTTCCAACCCTCTATGCTCATTTTACAACGGATAACCTCTCATGTTTAGTTATGGAGTATTGTCCAGGTGGCGACCTGCATGTTCTTCGACAGAAGCAACCCTGCAGGAGTTTTTCTGAACCAGCCGCTAG GTTCTATGTTGCAGAAGTGCTCCTTGCTTTGGAATACCTACACATGTTGGGTGTGATCTACCGTGATCTCAAACCAGAAAATATTCTGGTTCGTGAGGATGGCCACATTATGCTCTCTGATTTTGACTTGTCTCTCAGATGCTCTGTAAGCCCGATCCTTCTCAGATCTGCCTCATTAGGCACACAAGAGTCTGAAAAGAAGCTCTCCGGACCATGCGCTGAAAATAGCTGCATTGACCCACTTTGTCTTCAAccatcttgggttcaagtttcttGCTTCACACCCCGTTTAGTATCTTCCACAGAAGCGAAGACACGAAAACTAAAATCTGAAGTGAGTGGGCAGGTAAGACCACTTCCGCAACTTGTGGTGGAACCCACTGATGCACGCTCCAACTCCTTTGTCGGGACCCATGAATACCTAGCTCCCGAGATCATTAGAGGAGATGGACATGGAAGTGCTGTGGATTGGTGGACCTTTGGGATCTTGCTATATGAATTACTTTTTGGTAGAACACCCTTCAAGGGACCTGGAAATGAAGAAACATTAGCCAATGTGGTTTCTCAGAGCTTGAAGTTCCCTGAGAACCCATGTATGAGCTTTCATGCAAGGGATTTGATTAGAGGTCTGCTAGTGAAGGAGCCTGAAAATAGGCTGGGATCAGTCAAAGGCGCTGCTGAGATTAAGCAGCACCCATTTTTCGATGGATTAAATTGGGCCCTAATACGTTGTGCTGCACCACCCGAGACACCAAGAGGCCATGATGTTGGGACCCCTGTTGTGTTCCGTAAGAAAAAAGAAGGTAGATGTCTTGATTTCAGGGCGAATGGGGAGGATGTGGAATTCGAGCTCTTTTAG
- the LOC103968348 gene encoding probable glycosyltransferase 2 — protein MGQEGAASKAAARSGGGSLPATSRSGRLPRGRKIQKAFNNLKITVLCGFVTILVLRGTIGIGSLAGAGGDASEAADQRVIEDIDRILREIRSDADPDDDDQQQQFLSLNSTTATRDGGGNATDITSAVVANYTLGPKISDWDSQRRRWLSENPGFPNLVEGGKPRILLVTGSPPNPCDNATGDHYLLKAIKNKIDYCRLHGIEIVYNMAHLDRELAGYWAKLPLIRRLMLSHPEVEWIWWMDSDALFTDMAFEIPLPRYDAHNLVVHGYPDLIFDQHSWIGLNTGSFLLRNCQWSLDLLDAWAPMGPKGPVRDEAGKILTANLKGRPAFEADDQSALIYLLLSQQDKWGNKVFIENSYYLHGYWAGLVDRYEEMMEKYHPGLGDERWPFVTHFVGCKPCGSYGDYPVERCLGSMERAFNFADNQILRIYGFAHRGLASSNIKRIKRQTTRPLEVKEQLNLGARISS, from the coding sequence ATGGGCCAAGAGGGAGCGGCGTCGAAGGCAGCAGCGCGCAGCGGTGGAGGGAGTCTCCCGGCTACTTCTAGATCGGGCCGCCTCCCCCGCGGCCGCAAGATCCAGAAGGCCttcaacaaccttaagatcactgTCCTCTGCGGCTTTGTCACCATCCTCGTCCTCCGCGGCACCATCGGCATCGGCAGTCTCGCCGGCGCCGGCGGAGATGCCTCCGAAGCCGCCGACCAGAGGGTCATCGAGGACATCGACCGCATCCTCCGCGAGATCCGCTCTGATGCCGACCCTGACGATGACGACCAGCAACAACAATTCCTCTCCCTCAATTCCACCACTGCCACTCGCGACGGCGGCGGTAATGCCACTGACATTACCTCTGCCGTCGTTGCCAATTACACCCTCGGGCCCAAGATCTCCGACTGGGACTCccagcggcggcggtggctgaGCGAGAACCCCGGCTTCCCCAACCTGGTCGAAGGCGGCAAGCCACGCATCCTCCTCGTCACCGGGTCGCCGCCCAACCCTTGCGACAACGCCACCGGTGACCACTACCTCCTCAAGGCCATCAAGAACAAGATCGACTACTGCCGCCTCCACGGGATCGAGATCGTCTACAACATGGCCCACCTCGACCGCGAGCTTGCTGGCTACTGGGCCAAGCTACCCCTGATCCGCCGTCTCATGCTCTCTCATCCTGAGGTCGAGTGGATCTGGTGGATGGACAGCGACGCCCTCTTCACCGACATGGCGTTCGAGATCCCACTGCCTCGCTATGACGCCCACAACCTCGTCGTTCACGGCTACCCGGACCTCATCTTTGACCAGCACTCCTGGATCGGCCTTAACACCGGTAGCTTCCTTCTCCGCAACTGCCAGTGGTCACTCGATCTCCTCGATGCGTGGGCGCCGATGGGTCCCAAGGGCCCCGTCCGCGACGAGGCCGGCAAGATCCTCACCGCCAACCTCAAGGGCCGGCCGGCTTTCGAGGCCGACGACCAGTCTGCCCTCATCTACCTCTTGCTCTCGCAGCAGGACAAGTGGGGCAACAAGGTGTTCATCGAGAACTCGTACTACCTCCACGGCTACTGGGCAGGCCTTGTGGATCGCTATGAGGAGATGATGGAGAAGTACCACCCCGGACTGGGCGACGAAAGGTGGCCTTTCGTTACGCATTTCGTGGGTTGCAAGCCTTGTGGGAGCTATGGAGATTACCCGGTGGAGAGGTGCCTCGGTAGCATGGAGAGGGCATTTAATTTCGCAGATAACCAAATACTGCGGATTTATGGGTTTGCTCACAGGGGCCTAGCGAGCTCCAACATCAAGAGGATCAAGAGGCAGACAACGAGACCCCTGGAAGTCAAAGAGCAGCTGAATCTTGGAGCCAGAATATCCAGTTGA